One Micromonas commoda chromosome 5, complete sequence genomic window, GACGTCGAAGATGCGGCCTTTCGCCGCGATGAGAACGGGGATCGCGACGTTGGATCCGTCGTAtcgcttgagctcctcgcgcgtcaggTCGCCCTTGGGCATCGGGTCGGGGAAGAtctcggcggcagccttctcctcctcggtcacAGGCGCCCTCTTGCGCACCCTGCGGTCGCGGTTGAACGGCGAGGGGAAGAAGTagacggcgatcgcggcgacgaagtaGCCCACGAACAGCGCGACGACCACCTGCTGCCACTTCTCGcccaccgacgcgtccacgaaTTCGCTCCACGACGGGAGGAAGTCCCCACCCATCGCGCACACGTAAATGGCGAACGCAGCGACCGCTTCAGCGAACACGGAACGTTTTCCACTTCTCGCAACTGTCGGCGGTCGCCAGActgggcgcgcgggcgcccttCGTGAGAGAGGACGAAGGGTGAGCCGCGCACATGggggacgccggcgagggttTACTGTCGGATGAGCTCAGGGctcagctcggcggcggggacgtgttGATGCTGAAGAAGTCGGggaagaaggcgaagggcggcggcggcggcaacttCGGCATGAGCCGCCCCGACGGTCGCGCCAGGGGGAACTTCGTGATGCCGCGGGACAAGAAGATGTCCAAATCCCAGCGCCGCAAGCTGGccaaggtggaggaggacaagcgcaagcgcgaggagcgcgcggccgtcgtcgcgaggctcgaggcCGCCAAGCTCGTCAGCGACGAATCGCTCACGCTGCTCGCGGGATCGGCGAGGCTCGGGCACAAGCTCACCGCCAAGGAGAAGCTTCGGcgcgagctcaaggctgagcgcgcggggatcACGCTGCCGGGCACCGAAGACTCGAGGCTCCACAAACGCGAGAAGCaaaccgcggacgacgacgacgacgacgacgacgccgacgaggttgggacgagcgacgaggacgaaccgATCGACCCGGAGCCCCCAGCCAAGGTGAAGGCGTCGTGGCCCAAGCTCATGACGCACGACGGGTCCACCAAgaccgcgccggtggacgagTACGGACCCATACATCCCATGGACACCGCGCGGTTGGAAGCCGCGAGGTTGAAGCAGGCGGAAGCCCTGGTCATGGCCCaggacgactccgacgacgagaccaGGGAGGAACAaaccgaggaggacgcggcggctcgagccaAGTTCCGACGAgccatggcgacggcgcgagagCTGCAACGGGCGAtacgcgcgcgggacccggcgcAGGCGTtagaggcggcgacggaggcgctgggccacgcggcggtcgcggcggcgctggaccctaaggacgcggtggcacagctggcggcggcgaacgaggcggctcgggtggcggcggcgaccaagTTTCCCAACGTTTTCGTCGGCGCCACGCACCCGGTGGAGGTGAGACGCAAACAGTCCATACAGGCCGCCCGGGAGGGTTTGCCCATACTAGGTTCGGAGCACGACATCGTGGACCACATAAACCACAACCCGGTGGTTGTCATCTGCGGCGAGACGGGGTGCGGCAAGACAACGCAGGTGCCGCAATTTTTGTACGAGTCTGGGTACGGGGAtccgacgtgcgcggcgcatcccggcgccgtcgccgtgacgcaaccgcggcgcgtggcggtgacgtccacggcgacgagggtggCGCAGGAGCTCAACGTtcccctcggcggcgacgtggggtACCAGGTGCGATACGACAAGAAGGTGGGAGAAGAACCCAGGATCAAGTTCATGACGGACGGCATCCTGCTCCGCGAGATTCAGAGCGACTTGCTCCTGCGCAAGTAcagcgtcgtcatcgtcgacgaggcgcacgaACGCAGCGTCAACACGGACATACTGCTCGGACTCCTGTCCAGGGTCGTCCCGCTGAGGGCGGAACTCGCGGGGGAGGGTACCGGGATAACGCCGCTTCGTCTGGTGGTGATGTCGGCGACGCTGCGGGTGGAGGAATTCGTCGGGAACAAGCGGCTTTgtcccacgccgccggcgctgcTGAAGGTGGCGGCGCGTCAGTTCCCCGTCACGATCCACTTCGCGAGAAGGACCGAGCACCTGGACTacctgggcgccgcgaagaagaaggtgcTCGCGATACACCGCAAGCTCCCGCCCGGCGGCATACTGGTCTTCCTCACCGGCCAGAGGGAGGTTGACGGCTTGGTGCGCAAATTAAGAGAAGGCGAATTCGGCCCCAGGGATCCGACGAAAGCCGACGACAAAaaggccgacgacgaggaaaccgaggagcgcgagctcgacccgCACGATgtcgacgcgctggacgccggcggcgaggacctgggcgtcgacgaggacgagcgggACCTTCAAGACTTTGAGGGCAAGGATGATTTCGACGAGATGTCCGACCACGACGACAGCGCGAGCGACATAAGcgaggacgaagaggacgtcgtggtgcacggcggcgaaggggtGACtcccgaggaggcggcgaaggcggaggacgagtggatccgcgcgcacgcccccaccgtcgaggcgggcggcggcggaaacgacgacgacggcggcggcggacgaaaAGACGAGGAAAGAGACGACGGCCCGGGTCCGATGCACGTCCTCCCGCTGTACGCGATGCTCCCCCCGCACCAGCAGGCTCGCGTGTTCGACCCGCCCCCTCCCGGCCACAGGCTCGTGGTCATCGCGACGAACGTCGCGGAGACGTCGCTGACGATCCCCGGCGTGCGttacgtcgtcgacgccgggcgaGAGAAGCGAAGGGTCTTTGGGGATGAcgccacgggcggcggcgggggtggcgccGCGTCAGCCGGCCTCTCCCGGTTCACCGTGGGATGGGTCAGCAAGGCGTCCGCCGAGCAGCGAGccggtcgcgcggggcgcacGGGACCGGGGCACTGCTACAGGCTGTTCAGCAGCGCGCATTTCGTCAACGATTTGGAGCCTCACGCTCCTCCGGCGATTCTCGGCGTgcccgtcgacggcgtgttTTTGCAGATGCGAGCGATGGGCATCGACAGGATCGACCGGTTCCCGTTCATAACCCcgccgaacgccgcgtcCTTGGCCACCGCGCAGAGGACGCTCGCCATCCTGGGCGCGCTCAGGGCGACGAGTGTGGACTCGGGAGCAAGGAGGTTGACGCACGGTCACGGGGGTTCGTTTGGGGACGATCGCGACCCGGGGGAGTTGACCGACGTCGGCagggcgatggcggcgcttCCCATCTCACCGAGGCACGCGCGCatgctgctcgcggcggcgcgttcgaccgcgccggggtgcctcgccgcggcggtggcgtcggcggcggcgctgagctTACAGTCGCCTTTCCTGGGCGAAGAGAGCGAGAGGTCGTTGCCGGCGGATatgtcggaggaggagcggaaGAGAAGGCGAAAACTGGCGCACAAGTTTCACCATCACAACTCCGACGCCCtgtccgccgcgaaggcgctcgtggcgtaCGATAAAGTCCGCGACCACAGGAAGCAGGAGACGTTCTGCAACGAGCACAGGCTGCACAGCAGGACCATGCGCGAGATGTCCGACTTGAGGCGGCAGCTGCTGAGGATAttgacgacgcccccgccgtccgtcgccggcgccgccgccgcgaaggacaGCTTCCTCCCGCgacacgccgtcgcggcgatcgcggaagccaccgccgcgatcaaCCACCGCGGAGGTAGAGGTCCCGACGATGCAACCGCGGATAAGACGAAGGatcccgcgtccgtcgcgctcgaacccGGTTCGCCCGGCGAATCCGCGCTTCGAAGggctctcctccgcggctggGCCGATCGggtcgcgaggcgcgccaaagccgacgaggccgcgcggctcaacgccgccgcggacaaggacgaggacggcggcgacggcggcggcggtcggacGAAGGCCACGCGCTACCGTCCCGCCAtgctcgacctcgccgtcttCCTTcacccgacgtcgacgctgCACCGAACGTCTCCGGATTACGTCGTGTACGTGGATCTGCTGCAGACGGCGAAGCGTCCGTACCTCGCGGGAgccaccgcggtggaggcgtcgtggctcgtcgacgatgcccccgcgctggcgtacctgtcgagcgcgctcgaggatcccgcgccgaggtacgtcgccgcgaaggattCGGTGGTTGCGTTTCACCAGCCGCACTTTGGGAAGCACCGGTGGGAGCTCCCGCTGTGGCCGAacgcgctgggcgcggataacccgagcgcgtgcggggcgttcgcggcggcgctgctgtCGGGCGCGGTGTCAACGCCGATGGGAGACCTTCGCGACAGGCTCGCGGCCAAGCCCAGCGTCTGCGCGAGACCCGAGGGGCGGTCGCAGCGAAGGGTTGTCGAGCTCGTGGCTTCGCTGCAGAGGCGCGGGGTGGCGACCagagccgcgctcgcggagcagTGGCGACGCGATCCGAGGTTTTTGCTGCCGGAGATGATGGGGTGGATGAAGAGCGGGCAGGGGTACGCGCTGGAGAAGCTCTGGCCGAGGATCGTagagtccgcggcgcgggatgcggcggcgaagaccgccgaggcggcggcgccgcccgcggagcaTCGCAGCGTCGAGCATCGGAAAAagagggaggcggagaggagcgcgggtggcgcgggcgccggtcGGCCGGAGAGTGCTAAGCGTTCGGCGAAGAAACAGAAGAAGGTCAAGGGAAACTCAAAGGCGCTCGGATCGGGGCTGAGCATCTGGGATTGAGGGTGTCTAGTAGCTAGgggccagcgcggcgttcgaAATACGACAGACGATTTTCAAATATTTGCGCGAGGGTTTGCGACGAGGTGTTTACGAAGGTGTTCTTTGTGTGGAGAGGTGGTGATTAATTTATCACCATTGTGTGTGTTTGTTTTAGTTCGTCGTGTCTTTGTAGACCGATGCGAATTGCCGAGGCACCGCTTaggcgcgctcgccacggaTGCGGCGGGCGAGCTGGATGTCCTTGGGCATGATGGTCACGCGCTTGGCGTGGATGGCGCAGAGGTTGGTGTCCTCGAAGAGGCCGACGAGGTAAGCCTCGGACGCCTCCTGAAGGGCAAGGATGGCGGAGGACTGGAACCTGAGGTCGGTCTTGAAGTCCTGGGCGatctcgcggacgaggcgctggaaG contains:
- a CDS encoding histone H3 (Histone H3, core histone required for chromatin assembly and chromosome function. ChromDB ID: HTR20105), producing the protein MARTKQTARKSTGGKAPRKQLATKAARKSAPATGGVKKPHRYRPGTVALREIRKYQKSTELLIRKLPFQRLVREIAQDFKTDLRFQSSAILALQEASEAYLVGLFEDTNLCAIHAKRVTIMPKDIQLARRIRGERA
- a CDS encoding predicted protein, which translates into the protein MPRDKKMSKSQRRKLAKVEEDKRKREERAAVVARLEAAKLVSDESLTLLAGSARLGHKLTAKEKLRRELKAERAGITLPGTEDSRLHKREKQTADDDDDDDDADEVGTSDEDEPIDPEPPAKVKASWPKLMTHDGSTKTAPAARVAAATKFPNVFVGATHPVEVRRKQSIQAAREGLPILGSEHDIVDHINHNPVVVICGETGCGKTTQVPQFLYESGYGDPTCAAHPGAVAVTQPRRVAVTSTATRVAQELNVPLGGDVGYQVRYDKKVGEEPRIKFMTDGILLREIQSDLLLRKYSVVIVDEAHERSVNTDILLGLLSRVVPLRAELAGEGTGITPLRLVVMSATLRVEEFVGNKRLCPTPPALLKVAARQFPVTIHFARRTEHLDYLGAAKKKVLAIHRKLPPGGILVFLTGQREVDGLVRKLREGEFGPRDPTKADDKKADDEETEERELDPHDVDALDAGGEDLGDEEDVVVHGGEGVTPEEAAKAEDEWIRAHAPTVEAGGGGNDDDGGGGRKDEERDDGPGPMHVLPLYAMLPPHQQARVFDPPPPGHRLVVIATNVAETSLTIPGVRYVVDAGREKRRVFGDDATGGGGGGAASAGLSRFTVGWVSKASAEQRAGRAGRTGPGHCYRLFSSAHFVNDLEPHAPPAILGVPVDGVFLQMRAMGIDRIDRFPFITPPNAASLATAQRTLAILGALRATSVDSGARRLTHGHGGSFGDDRDPGELTDVGRAMAALPISPRHARMLLAAARSTAPGCLAAAVASAAALSLQSPFLGEESERSLPADMSEEERKRRRKLAHKFHHHNSDALSAAKALVAYDKVRDHRKQETFCNEHRLHSRTMREMSDLRRQLLRILTTPPPSDPASVALEPGSPGESALRRALLRGWADRVARRAKADEAARLNAAADKDEDGGDGGGGRTKATRYRPAMLDLAVFLHPTSTLHRTSPDYVVYVDLLQTAKRPYLAGATAVEASWLVDDAPALAYLSSALEDPAPRYVAAKDSVVAFHQPHFGKHRWELPLWPNALGADNPSACGAFAAALLSGAVSTPMGDLRDRLAAKPSVCARPEGRSQRRVVELVASLQRRGVATRAALAEQWRRDPRFLLPEMMGWMKSGQGYALEKLWPRIVESAARDAAAKTAEAAAPPAEHRSVEHRKKREAERSAGGAGAGRPESAKRSAKKQKKVKGNSKALGSGLSIWD
- a CDS encoding predicted protein, producing the protein MGGDFLPSWSEFVDASVGEKWQQVVVALFVGYFVAAIAVYFFPSPFNRDRRVRKRAPVTEEEKAAAEIFPDPMPKGDLTREELKRYDGSNVAIPVLIAAKGRIFDVTKGRDFYGKGGPYNCFAGIDCSRALAKVSLDPKDLNAKCADLYAAERDVLNDWVRKFEDKYPEVGIVLDGTYDGPP